A section of the Polyangia bacterium genome encodes:
- a CDS encoding SHOCT domain-containing protein has product MLYWSFWGMNAIWWLVWVVLIAVFFVTLTPIPRGRVRYYSDPLSILRRRYAAGEITTAEYEERKAILVRDANQPVGGSQPGSGVSARPESVSGGAH; this is encoded by the coding sequence ATGCTTTACTGGTCTTTTTGGGGGATGAACGCTATCTGGTGGTTGGTCTGGGTGGTCCTGATTGCCGTTTTCTTCGTCACGTTGACGCCGATCCCGCGCGGTCGCGTCCGCTATTACTCGGATCCTTTGTCGATCCTGCGCCGGCGTTACGCCGCAGGTGAGATCACCACCGCAGAGTACGAGGAACGGAAAGCGATTCTAGTTCGGGACGCCAACCAGCCCGTCGGCGGCAGTCAACCCGGCAGCGGCGTCAGCGCTCGCCCTGAATCAGTGTCGGGCGGAGCCCATTGA
- a CDS encoding DHA2 family efflux MFS transporter permease subunit, with product MIPAGTDEAGGQRAARQEDAATGWTGGHNPWAVALVVTLATFMEVLDTSIANVSLPHIAGNLSVTQNESTWVLTSYLVSNAVVLPVSGWFASRFGRKRFYMTCVALFATSSLLCGLAPSLGALVAFRVLQGIGGGGLAPSEQAILADTFPANKRGMAFAVYGMAVVLAPAVGPTLGGYITDHASWRWIFFINVPVGAASLALSSRFVSDPPHVRAAQERSGPIDFVGLGLIALGLGSLEVVLDKGQEDNWFESSFILGFSITAAVALISFVLWERKQKAPVVDVHMFRDRNFASSNFMMLILGLTLYGSTVLLPQFLQVLMGYTAERAGMALSPGGFVVMMFLPLVGLLVSRVDTRLLIGFGFAVLSLSLFHMTRNINLAMDFGTAVRLRAYQSAGLAFLFVPINNLVFVGVPPEKNNAVSGVVNLARNLGGDIGIAFVTTFVARRAQFHQERLAAHAVASDPTVTATLGQIARALAHAGGASADATRGALALFYRQLQAQATTLAYLDVLRVMGFATAAMVPLLLLTRRPPKGAPQGAH from the coding sequence GTGATCCCCGCCGGCACCGACGAGGCGGGCGGGCAGCGCGCCGCCCGGCAGGAAGACGCGGCGACGGGCTGGACAGGAGGACACAACCCATGGGCCGTCGCCCTGGTGGTGACGCTGGCGACGTTCATGGAGGTGCTGGACACCAGCATCGCCAACGTATCGCTGCCTCACATCGCGGGCAATCTCTCCGTCACCCAGAACGAGAGCACGTGGGTCCTGACGTCGTACCTGGTGTCGAACGCGGTGGTGCTGCCGGTCAGCGGTTGGTTCGCGAGTCGTTTTGGCCGCAAGCGTTTCTACATGACGTGCGTGGCGTTGTTCGCGACCAGCTCGTTGCTGTGCGGCTTGGCGCCGTCGTTGGGAGCGCTGGTGGCATTCCGGGTCCTGCAAGGGATCGGTGGCGGCGGACTGGCGCCCAGCGAGCAGGCCATCCTGGCCGACACGTTCCCGGCCAACAAACGCGGGATGGCCTTCGCCGTGTACGGAATGGCCGTGGTGCTGGCGCCGGCAGTGGGGCCGACCCTGGGCGGATACATCACCGACCACGCTTCCTGGCGCTGGATCTTCTTCATCAACGTGCCGGTGGGGGCCGCGTCGCTGGCGCTTTCGTCGCGGTTTGTCAGCGATCCTCCCCACGTGCGCGCCGCCCAGGAGCGCTCTGGACCCATCGACTTCGTCGGGCTGGGGCTGATCGCTCTCGGCCTCGGGTCGTTGGAGGTGGTGCTGGACAAAGGGCAGGAGGACAACTGGTTCGAGTCTTCGTTCATCCTGGGATTTTCCATCACCGCGGCGGTCGCCCTGATCTCGTTCGTGCTGTGGGAACGAAAGCAGAAGGCCCCGGTCGTGGACGTCCACATGTTCCGCGATCGCAACTTCGCGTCGTCCAATTTCATGATGCTGATCCTGGGGCTCACGCTGTACGGATCGACGGTACTGCTGCCGCAGTTCCTCCAGGTCCTGATGGGGTACACCGCTGAACGGGCGGGTATGGCGCTGTCTCCCGGTGGATTCGTGGTGATGATGTTCCTGCCGCTGGTGGGCCTGCTGGTCTCCCGCGTCGATACCCGGCTGCTGATCGGCTTCGGCTTCGCAGTGCTGTCGCTGTCGCTGTTTCACATGACCCGGAACATCAATCTGGCCATGGACTTCGGCACGGCCGTGCGCCTGCGCGCCTACCAGTCGGCCGGTCTGGCGTTCCTGTTCGTCCCCATCAACAACCTGGTGTTCGTGGGCGTGCCTCCCGAGAAGAACAATGCGGTGTCGGGGGTGGTGAACCTGGCGCGCAACCTGGGAGGCGACATCGGCATCGCGTTCGTGACCACGTTCGTGGCCCGCCGGGCGCAGTTTCACCAGGAACGTCTGGCCGCACATGCGGTCGCCTCCGATCCCACCGTCACCGCGACGCTCGGGCAGATCGCGCGCGCCCTGGCGCACGCGGGAGGGGCGTCGGCGGATGCTACGCGGGGCGCGCTGGCGCTCTTTTACCGGCAGCTGCAGGCCCAGGCGACGACGCTGGCCTACCTGGACGTGCTGCGCGTGATGGGTTTCGCCACCGCGGCGATGGTGCCCCTGCTGCTGCTGACGCGGCGGCCGCCGAAAGGAGCGCCGCAGGGCGCGCACTGA
- a CDS encoding HlyD family secretion protein, whose translation MGAVVIVACIVIGIVVYYLYRRRFESTDDAQVDANISNIGPRVAGTISAVFIVENQRVQAGDRLAEIDPTDLEVAQTRAQAAVAQAAAQLAVEDPSVLITQTTNAAALTNATAGIESAQAALAGSRAETDQATARLAEAKANANNAALDLERGRQLFARGALARSDLDRRESAAAATAAAAEAAQQSVETARARVAQQRASIAGVQSHLSEVRRNAPRQLTTSKAAVQARQADLARAQAEARQAALNLAYAQMRTPVAGIVARKAVNVGDSVQPGQVIAAIAQTDEPWVTANFEETQLRRMQPGQHASIHVDALDRDFTGSVQSLGGATGSRMSLLPPENASGNYVKVVQRIPVRIRFDPDQPGLGELRPGMSVEPKVRVAP comes from the coding sequence TTGGGCGCGGTCGTCATTGTCGCCTGTATCGTCATCGGGATCGTTGTTTACTATCTATACCGCCGCCGTTTCGAGAGCACGGACGACGCGCAGGTTGACGCGAACATCAGCAATATCGGCCCGCGCGTGGCTGGAACCATCTCTGCCGTTTTCATCGTGGAGAACCAGCGGGTGCAGGCGGGCGATCGTCTGGCCGAGATCGATCCCACCGATTTGGAGGTCGCGCAGACACGGGCGCAGGCGGCGGTGGCGCAGGCGGCGGCTCAGCTGGCGGTTGAAGATCCGTCCGTGCTGATCACCCAGACCACCAACGCCGCCGCGCTGACCAACGCCACGGCCGGTATTGAATCGGCGCAGGCGGCGCTGGCGGGGTCGCGTGCCGAAACCGATCAGGCAACGGCACGGCTGGCCGAAGCAAAAGCCAACGCCAACAATGCCGCGCTGGATCTTGAGCGCGGCCGGCAGCTGTTCGCGCGCGGCGCTTTGGCCCGCTCCGATCTCGATCGCCGCGAGAGTGCCGCAGCGGCGACCGCCGCGGCCGCCGAGGCGGCGCAGCAGTCGGTGGAAACGGCGCGGGCGCGCGTGGCCCAGCAGCGCGCGTCGATCGCCGGGGTCCAAAGCCACCTGTCGGAAGTGCGCCGAAACGCGCCCCGCCAGCTGACCACCAGCAAGGCGGCGGTGCAGGCGCGGCAGGCCGATCTGGCGCGCGCCCAGGCCGAGGCGCGCCAGGCCGCGCTGAATCTTGCGTACGCTCAGATGCGGACCCCGGTCGCCGGCATCGTGGCCCGCAAAGCGGTGAACGTGGGCGATAGCGTGCAGCCCGGCCAGGTCATCGCGGCCATCGCCCAGACCGACGAGCCATGGGTCACGGCCAACTTCGAAGAGACGCAGCTGCGCCGCATGCAGCCGGGCCAGCACGCATCGATCCACGTGGACGCGCTGGATCGCGACTTCACCGGCTCCGTGCAAAGCCTGGGCGGCGCCACCGGTTCGCGCATGAGCTTGCTGCCGCCCGAAAATGCCAGCGGCAACTACGTCAAGGTGGTGCAGCGGATCCCGGTTCGCATCCGGTTCGATCCGGATCAACCGGGACTGGGCGAGCTTCGCCCGGGCATGTCCGTCGAGCCGAAGGTGCGGGTGGCACCGTGA